A stretch of the Camarhynchus parvulus chromosome 4, STF_HiC, whole genome shotgun sequence genome encodes the following:
- the NEK1 gene encoding serine/threonine-protein kinase Nek1 isoform X9, with amino-acid sequence MDKYIKVRKIGEGSFGKAILVKAKENGQQYVIKEINISKMSNKEREESRREVAVLANMKHPNIVLYRESFEENGCLYIVMDYCEGGDLFKKINAQKGILFSEDQILDWFVQICLALKHIHDRKILHRDIKSQNIFLTKDGTIQLGDFGIARVLNSTAELARTCIGTPYYLSPEICQNKPYNNKSDIWALGCVLYEMCTLKHAFEAGNMKNLVLKIISGPFPPVSMHYSYDLRNLLSQLFKRNPRNRPSVNSILEKNFIAKRVEKFLTPELIAEEFSHKTFHKFGPHASPAQRPVQEPALTSVAPAQKITKPAAKYGVPLTIRKSCGAPKKPNEKKPLTKIRQEPSKKKRLELPEKEKRQREQISLPKADEMRRLEKERMERINRAREQGWRNVLGSGGSGVKAPYYVGGGGVGPFPVSSRGRYEHYHAIFDQMQQQKENVFRIAEEREAKLRAKLQDRGVVERQKGWIAADRAKQVEEFWQRKREAMENKARAQGHMEYLARLRQIRLQNFNERQQIRAKLRGDKSEAASSDGQDSSEEAELIRKKIETQKAQANARAAVLKEQLERKRKEAYEREKRAWEEHLIAKGVKNPNVPFHVEATEHSPMNGLQEPGAALPKPQLPVAGVPVISMTSALKEVGVDEHIITAVQESEEELKKPDFAIQNKREILRRLNQNLKAQEDEKGKKESKNTSESAGSEDGKEQQGDQPLLGDRKKWESGASELVVPLAQLSMEDSFSGAECQTLGEVIKLDIGEPHRKVWGKSPTDSVLRILGEAELQLQTDILEEQDEINGTAELLEGDHQSLSEEKEEKAFSPVGTQSAVPVGVTKSVITVPEESQKTGPTLVQSKAIMLDEPDDLEAEVLEEMEDKMHQSKENKEFPSTVNEVWVKEKEDVRAQHDRMNGAASEKEAFSKVQPQKETPAETCSSDSQQAEPLFQRVIQPTAVPTASPVLSAQSSQEESFVPRSRSISPARNKGKNSLLIGLSTGLFDANDPKMLRTCSLPDLYKLYRTLVDVPSVADMQHQHNLETDDTEDEQAKEGPSDSEDIMFGETDTDLQELQDSMEQLLREQPNEELSEEEESTLKANAMECITNGTELDEGDENNPSSESALNEEWQSDNSDGEIASECEECDSIFSHLEELRYNLEQEIGFDKLIEVYEKIKAILEDEDENIDVCSTVVQTVLGNEHKHLYAKILHLVMADGAYQEGNDE; translated from the exons AAAATGGCTGTCTGTACATAGTGATGGATTACTGTGAAGGAGGAGACctatttaaaaagataaatgcCCAGAAAGGAATCCTGTTCTCTGAAGATCAG ATTCTGGATTGGTTTGTACAAATCTGTTTAGCACTAAAACACATACATGATAGAAAAATCTTGCATCGGGACATAAAGTCACAG aatatatttttaaccaAAGATGGAACAATACAGCTGGGAGATTTTGGAATTGCCAGAGTTCTGAACAG taCTGCAGAGCTGGCACGCACTTGCATAGGAACACCGTACTATTTGTCACCTGAAATATGCCAGAACAAGCCTTACAACAATAAAAG TGATATCTGGGCCCTTGGTTGTGTTCTCTATGAAATGTGTACACTGAAACATGCG TTTGAAGCCGGTAACATGAAGAACTTGGTCCTGAAGATAATCTCTGggccttttcctcctgtttctaTGCATTATTCCTACGACCTACGTAATCTGCTGTCACAGCTATTTAAAAGGAATCCCAGGAATAGACCATCAGTAAACTCCATATTGGAGAAAAACTTTATAGCCAAACGGGTTGAAAAATTTCTCACACCAGAG CTTATTGCAGAAGAATTCAGTCACAAAACTTTCCACAAGTTTGGACCACATGCTTCACCGG ctcAAAGACCAGTTCAAGAACCAGCACTGACTTCAGTTGCACCAGCTCAGAAAATTACCAAACCTGCTGCAAAATATGGAGTGCCTTTAACTATCAGGAAGTCTTGTGGTGCACCTAAAAAGCCTAATGAGAAGAAGCCATTGACTAAAATTAGACAG GAaccttcaaaaaagaaaaggttagAAttgcctgaaaaagaaaaacgCCAGAGAGAGCAG ATCAGTTTACCGAAGGCAGATGAAATGAGAAGattggaaaaagaaagg ATGGAACGAATAAACAGAGCCAGGGAACAAGGATGGAGGAATGTGCTTGGTTCAGGTGGAAGTGGTGTTAAG GCACCATATTATGTCGGTGGAGGTGGTGTTGGTCCTTTTCCTGTGTCTTCCAGAGGACGCTATGAACACTATCATGCTATTTTTGACCAGAtgcaacagcaaaaggaaaatgtcttCAGAATAGCTGAAGAGAGGGAAGCCAAGTTGAGAGCTAAACTACAAGACCGAGGAGTTGTTGAAAG GCAAAAAGGATGGATAGCTGCAGATAGAGCAAAGCAAGTTGAAGAATTCTGGCAACGAAAGAGAGAAGCCATGGAAAACAAAGCTCGAGCTCAGGGACACATG GAATATTTGGCAAGATTGAGACAGATCCGGCTACAAAACTTTAATGAACGTCAGCAGATTAGAGCAAAACTTCGTGGAGATAAG AGTGAAGCTGCCAGTTCTGATGGACAGGACTCTAGCGAGGAAGCCGAACTGATACGCAAGAAGATAGAAACGCAGAAG GCCCAAGCAAATGCTCGTGCAGCAGTTCTGAAGGAACAGTTGGAGCgaaagagaaaggaagcatatgaaagagagaaaagagccTGGGAAGAAcat CTGATTGCAAAAGGGGTAAAGAATCCTAACGTGCCTTTTCATGTGGAAGCTACAGAACATAGTCCTATGAATGGACTAcaagagcctggagcagctcttcctAAGCCACAACTTCCAGTGGCTGGTGTACCTGTCATCTCCATGACTTCTGCTTTGAAGGAAGTGGGTGTG GATGAACATATAATAACTGCTGTCCAGGAGTCTGAGGAGGAATTAAAAAAGCCAGATTTTGCAATACAA AATAAGCGAGAAATTCTGAGAAGATTAAATCAAAATCTTAAAGCTCAAGaagatgagaaaggaaaaaaggagagtaAAAATACCTCTGAATCAGCTGGATCTGAAGATGGTAAGGAACAGCAAGGTGACCAGCCACTTCTGGGAGATCGCAAAAAATGGGAATCTGGGGCCTCTGAGTTGGTCGTTCCTCTAGCTCAGCTGTCAATGGAAGATTCTTTCTCTGGAGCAGAGT GTCAAACTCTGGGAGAAGTAATTAAGTTAGATATTGGTGAACCTCACAGGAAAGTCTGGGGCAAAAGCCCAACTGATTCAGTTTTGAGGATCCTaggagaagcagagctgcagctgcaaactGACATCCTTGAGGAACAAGATGAGATAAATG GTACTGCAGAACTTCTTGAAGGAGATCATCAGTCTTTatcagaggagaaggaagagaaggctTTTTCTCCTGTTGGAACTCAGTCTGCAGTACCAGTTGGTGTTACAAAGTCTGTCATAACTGTACCAGAAGAATCTCAGAAAACTGGACCCACCCTGGTGCAGAGCAAAGCTATTATGCTGGATG AGCCTGATGATTTGGAAGCAGAGGTGCTAGAAGAAATGGAAGATAAAATGCACCAGAGTAAGGAGAATAAGGAGTTCCCTAGCACTGTTAATGAAGTGTGggtaaaagagaaagaagatgt TAGGGCACAACATGACAGAATGAATGGGGCAGCTTCAGAGAAAGAAGCATTCAGCAAGGTGCAACCACAGAAGGAAACTCCAGCAG AAACTTGTTCCAGTGACTCTCAGCAAGCTGAGCCCTTATTCCAGAGGGTAATACAGCCCACAGCTGTACCAACAGCCTCACCAGTTCTGTCAGCTCAGTCTTCACAGGAAGAGTCTTTTGTACCTCGTTCACGTTCCATATCACCAGCaagaaataaaggcaaaaattcATTGTTGATTGGACTTTCTACAGGACTTTTTGATGCAAATGACCCAAAG ATGTTGAGAACATGTTCACTCCCAGATCTTTACAAACTGTACAGAACTTTAGTTGATGTTCCCAGTGTAGCGGATATGCAGCATCAACATAATCTTGAAACAGATGATACAGAAGATGAGCAAGCCAAAGAAGGACCCTCTGACTCTGAGGACAT TATGTTTGGAGAGACAGACACAGATTTGCAGGAGCTCCAGGATTCAATGGAACAGTTGCTTAGGGAGCAGCCTAATGAGGAACTGAGTGAAGAAGAGGAGTCTACGTTAAAGGCTAATGCCATGGAATGCATAACAAATGGTACTGAGCTGGATGAAGGAGATGAAAATAATCCCAGCAGTGAAAGTGCTCTTAATGAAGAATGGCAGTCAG aTAATAGTGATGGAGAGATTGCCAGTGAATGTGAAGAATGTGATAGTATCTTCAGCCATTTAGAAGAGTTGAGATATAACCTGGAGCAGGAAATAGGCTTTGATAAATTAATTGAAGtttatgagaaaataaag GCTATActtgaagatgaagatgaaaatattgATGTTTGTTCAACTGTAGTTCAGACAGTTCTTGGAAATGAACACAAACACCTGTATGCCAAAATACTTCATCTGGTAATGGCAGATGGAGCGTACCAAGAAG GTAATGATGAATAA
- the NEK1 gene encoding serine/threonine-protein kinase Nek1 isoform X10: MDKYIKVRKIGEGSFGKAILVKAKENGQQYVIKEINISKMSNKEREESRREVAVLANMKHPNIVLYRESFEENGCLYIVMDYCEGGDLFKKINAQKGILFSEDQILDWFVQICLALKHIHDRKILHRDIKSQNIFLTKDGTIQLGDFGIARVLNSTAELARTCIGTPYYLSPEICQNKPYNNKSDIWALGCVLYEMCTLKHAFEAGNMKNLVLKIISGPFPPVSMHYSYDLRNLLSQLFKRNPRNRPSVNSILEKNFIAKRVEKFLTPELIAEEFSHKTFHKFGPHASPAQRPVQEPALTSVAPAQKITKPAAKYGVPLTIRKSCGAPKKPNEKKPLTKIRQEPSKKKRLELPEKEKRQREQISLPKADEMRRLEKERAPYYVGGGGVGPFPVSSRGRYEHYHAIFDQMQQQKENVFRIAEEREAKLRAKLQDRGVVERQKGWIAADRAKQVEEFWQRKREAMENKARAQGHMEYLARLRQIRLQNFNERQQIRAKLRGDKSEAASSDGQDSSEEAELIRKKIETQKAQANARAAVLKEQLERKRKEAYEREKRAWEEHLIAKGVKNPNVPFHVEATEHSPMNGLQEPGAALPKPQLPVAGVPVISMTSALKEVGVDEHIITAVQESEEELKKPDFAIQNKREILRRLNQNLKAQEDEKGKKESKNTSESAGSEDGKEQQGDQPLLGDRKKWESGASELVVPLAQLSMEDSFSGAECQTLGEVIKLDIGEPHRKVWGKSPTDSVLRILGEAELQLQTDILEEQDEINGTAELLEGDHQSLSEEKEEKAFSPVGTQSAVPVGVTKSVITVPEESQKTGPTLVQSKAIMLDEPDDLEAEVLEEMEDKMHQSKENKEFPSTVNEVWVKEKEDVRAQHDRMNGAASEKEAFSKVQPQKETPAETCSSDSQQAEPLFQRVIQPTAVPTASPVLSAQSSQEESFVPRSRSISPARNKGKNSLLIGLSTGLFDANDPKMLRTCSLPDLYKLYRTLVDVPSVADMQHQHNLETDDTEDEQAKEGPSDSEDIMFGETDTDLQELQDSMEQLLREQPNEELSEEEESTLKANAMECITNGTELDEGDENNPSSESALNEEWQSDNSDGEIASECEECDSIFSHLEELRYNLEQEIGFDKLIEVYEKIKAILEDEDENIDVCSTVVQTVLGNEHKHLYAKILHLVMADGAYQEGNDE, encoded by the exons AAAATGGCTGTCTGTACATAGTGATGGATTACTGTGAAGGAGGAGACctatttaaaaagataaatgcCCAGAAAGGAATCCTGTTCTCTGAAGATCAG ATTCTGGATTGGTTTGTACAAATCTGTTTAGCACTAAAACACATACATGATAGAAAAATCTTGCATCGGGACATAAAGTCACAG aatatatttttaaccaAAGATGGAACAATACAGCTGGGAGATTTTGGAATTGCCAGAGTTCTGAACAG taCTGCAGAGCTGGCACGCACTTGCATAGGAACACCGTACTATTTGTCACCTGAAATATGCCAGAACAAGCCTTACAACAATAAAAG TGATATCTGGGCCCTTGGTTGTGTTCTCTATGAAATGTGTACACTGAAACATGCG TTTGAAGCCGGTAACATGAAGAACTTGGTCCTGAAGATAATCTCTGggccttttcctcctgtttctaTGCATTATTCCTACGACCTACGTAATCTGCTGTCACAGCTATTTAAAAGGAATCCCAGGAATAGACCATCAGTAAACTCCATATTGGAGAAAAACTTTATAGCCAAACGGGTTGAAAAATTTCTCACACCAGAG CTTATTGCAGAAGAATTCAGTCACAAAACTTTCCACAAGTTTGGACCACATGCTTCACCGG ctcAAAGACCAGTTCAAGAACCAGCACTGACTTCAGTTGCACCAGCTCAGAAAATTACCAAACCTGCTGCAAAATATGGAGTGCCTTTAACTATCAGGAAGTCTTGTGGTGCACCTAAAAAGCCTAATGAGAAGAAGCCATTGACTAAAATTAGACAG GAaccttcaaaaaagaaaaggttagAAttgcctgaaaaagaaaaacgCCAGAGAGAGCAG ATCAGTTTACCGAAGGCAGATGAAATGAGAAGattggaaaaagaaagg GCACCATATTATGTCGGTGGAGGTGGTGTTGGTCCTTTTCCTGTGTCTTCCAGAGGACGCTATGAACACTATCATGCTATTTTTGACCAGAtgcaacagcaaaaggaaaatgtcttCAGAATAGCTGAAGAGAGGGAAGCCAAGTTGAGAGCTAAACTACAAGACCGAGGAGTTGTTGAAAG GCAAAAAGGATGGATAGCTGCAGATAGAGCAAAGCAAGTTGAAGAATTCTGGCAACGAAAGAGAGAAGCCATGGAAAACAAAGCTCGAGCTCAGGGACACATG GAATATTTGGCAAGATTGAGACAGATCCGGCTACAAAACTTTAATGAACGTCAGCAGATTAGAGCAAAACTTCGTGGAGATAAG AGTGAAGCTGCCAGTTCTGATGGACAGGACTCTAGCGAGGAAGCCGAACTGATACGCAAGAAGATAGAAACGCAGAAG GCCCAAGCAAATGCTCGTGCAGCAGTTCTGAAGGAACAGTTGGAGCgaaagagaaaggaagcatatgaaagagagaaaagagccTGGGAAGAAcat CTGATTGCAAAAGGGGTAAAGAATCCTAACGTGCCTTTTCATGTGGAAGCTACAGAACATAGTCCTATGAATGGACTAcaagagcctggagcagctcttcctAAGCCACAACTTCCAGTGGCTGGTGTACCTGTCATCTCCATGACTTCTGCTTTGAAGGAAGTGGGTGTG GATGAACATATAATAACTGCTGTCCAGGAGTCTGAGGAGGAATTAAAAAAGCCAGATTTTGCAATACAA AATAAGCGAGAAATTCTGAGAAGATTAAATCAAAATCTTAAAGCTCAAGaagatgagaaaggaaaaaaggagagtaAAAATACCTCTGAATCAGCTGGATCTGAAGATGGTAAGGAACAGCAAGGTGACCAGCCACTTCTGGGAGATCGCAAAAAATGGGAATCTGGGGCCTCTGAGTTGGTCGTTCCTCTAGCTCAGCTGTCAATGGAAGATTCTTTCTCTGGAGCAGAGT GTCAAACTCTGGGAGAAGTAATTAAGTTAGATATTGGTGAACCTCACAGGAAAGTCTGGGGCAAAAGCCCAACTGATTCAGTTTTGAGGATCCTaggagaagcagagctgcagctgcaaactGACATCCTTGAGGAACAAGATGAGATAAATG GTACTGCAGAACTTCTTGAAGGAGATCATCAGTCTTTatcagaggagaaggaagagaaggctTTTTCTCCTGTTGGAACTCAGTCTGCAGTACCAGTTGGTGTTACAAAGTCTGTCATAACTGTACCAGAAGAATCTCAGAAAACTGGACCCACCCTGGTGCAGAGCAAAGCTATTATGCTGGATG AGCCTGATGATTTGGAAGCAGAGGTGCTAGAAGAAATGGAAGATAAAATGCACCAGAGTAAGGAGAATAAGGAGTTCCCTAGCACTGTTAATGAAGTGTGggtaaaagagaaagaagatgt TAGGGCACAACATGACAGAATGAATGGGGCAGCTTCAGAGAAAGAAGCATTCAGCAAGGTGCAACCACAGAAGGAAACTCCAGCAG AAACTTGTTCCAGTGACTCTCAGCAAGCTGAGCCCTTATTCCAGAGGGTAATACAGCCCACAGCTGTACCAACAGCCTCACCAGTTCTGTCAGCTCAGTCTTCACAGGAAGAGTCTTTTGTACCTCGTTCACGTTCCATATCACCAGCaagaaataaaggcaaaaattcATTGTTGATTGGACTTTCTACAGGACTTTTTGATGCAAATGACCCAAAG ATGTTGAGAACATGTTCACTCCCAGATCTTTACAAACTGTACAGAACTTTAGTTGATGTTCCCAGTGTAGCGGATATGCAGCATCAACATAATCTTGAAACAGATGATACAGAAGATGAGCAAGCCAAAGAAGGACCCTCTGACTCTGAGGACAT TATGTTTGGAGAGACAGACACAGATTTGCAGGAGCTCCAGGATTCAATGGAACAGTTGCTTAGGGAGCAGCCTAATGAGGAACTGAGTGAAGAAGAGGAGTCTACGTTAAAGGCTAATGCCATGGAATGCATAACAAATGGTACTGAGCTGGATGAAGGAGATGAAAATAATCCCAGCAGTGAAAGTGCTCTTAATGAAGAATGGCAGTCAG aTAATAGTGATGGAGAGATTGCCAGTGAATGTGAAGAATGTGATAGTATCTTCAGCCATTTAGAAGAGTTGAGATATAACCTGGAGCAGGAAATAGGCTTTGATAAATTAATTGAAGtttatgagaaaataaag GCTATActtgaagatgaagatgaaaatattgATGTTTGTTCAACTGTAGTTCAGACAGTTCTTGGAAATGAACACAAACACCTGTATGCCAAAATACTTCATCTGGTAATGGCAGATGGAGCGTACCAAGAAG GTAATGATGAATAA
- the NEK1 gene encoding serine/threonine-protein kinase Nek1 isoform X8, with the protein MDKYIKVRKIGEGSFGKAILVKAKENGQQYVIKEINISKMSNKEREESRREVAVLANMKHPNIVLYRESFEENGCLYIVMDYCEGGDLFKKINAQKGILFSEDQILDWFVQICLALKHIHDRKILHRDIKSQNIFLTKDGTIQLGDFGIARVLNSTAELARTCIGTPYYLSPEICQNKPYNNKSDIWALGCVLYEMCTLKHAFEAGNMKNLVLKIISGPFPPVSMHYSYDLRNLLSQLFKRNPRNRPSVNSILEKNFIAKRVEKFLTPELIAEEFSHKTFHKFGPHASPAQRPVQEPALTSVAPAQKITKPAAKYGVPLTIRKSCGAPKKPNEKKPLTKIRQEPSKKKRLELPEKEKRQREQISLPKADEMRRLEKERMERINRAREQGWRNVLGSGGSGVKAPYYVGGGGVGPFPVSSRGRYEHYHAIFDQMQQQKENVFRIAEEREAKLRAKLQDRGVVERQKGWIAADRAKQVEEFWQRKREAMENKARAQGHMEYLARLRQIRLQNFNERQQIRAKLRGDKTFTLQSEAASSDGQDSSEEAELIRKKIETQKAQANARAAVLKEQLERKRKEAYEREKRAWEEHLIAKGVKNPNVPFHVEATEHSPMNGLQEPGAALPKPQLPVAGVPVISMTSALKEVGVDEHIITAVQESEEELKKPDFAIQNKREILRRLNQNLKAQEDEKGKKESKNTSESAGSEDGKEQQGDQPLLGDRKKWESGASELVVPLAQLSMEDSFSGAECQTLGEVIKLDIGEPHRKVWGKSPTDSVLRILGEAELQLQTDILEEQDEINGTAELLEGDHQSLSEEKEEKAFSPVGTQSAVPVGVTKSVITVPEESQKTGPTLVQSKAIMLDEPDDLEAEVLEEMEDKMHQSKENKEFPSTVNEVWVKEKEDVRAQHDRMNGAASEKEAFSKVQPQKETPAETCSSDSQQAEPLFQRVIQPTAVPTASPVLSAQSSQEESFVPRSRSISPARNKGKNSLLIGLSTGLFDANDPKMLRTCSLPDLYKLYRTLVDVPSVADMQHQHNLETDDTEDEQAKEGPSDSEDIMFGETDTDLQELQDSMEQLLREQPNEELSEEEESTLKANAMECITNGTELDEGDENNPSSESALNEEWQSDNSDGEIASECEECDSIFSHLEELRYNLEQEIGFDKLIEVYEKIKAILEDEDENIDVCSTVVQTVLGNEHKHLYAKILHLVMADGAYQEGNDE; encoded by the exons AAAATGGCTGTCTGTACATAGTGATGGATTACTGTGAAGGAGGAGACctatttaaaaagataaatgcCCAGAAAGGAATCCTGTTCTCTGAAGATCAG ATTCTGGATTGGTTTGTACAAATCTGTTTAGCACTAAAACACATACATGATAGAAAAATCTTGCATCGGGACATAAAGTCACAG aatatatttttaaccaAAGATGGAACAATACAGCTGGGAGATTTTGGAATTGCCAGAGTTCTGAACAG taCTGCAGAGCTGGCACGCACTTGCATAGGAACACCGTACTATTTGTCACCTGAAATATGCCAGAACAAGCCTTACAACAATAAAAG TGATATCTGGGCCCTTGGTTGTGTTCTCTATGAAATGTGTACACTGAAACATGCG TTTGAAGCCGGTAACATGAAGAACTTGGTCCTGAAGATAATCTCTGggccttttcctcctgtttctaTGCATTATTCCTACGACCTACGTAATCTGCTGTCACAGCTATTTAAAAGGAATCCCAGGAATAGACCATCAGTAAACTCCATATTGGAGAAAAACTTTATAGCCAAACGGGTTGAAAAATTTCTCACACCAGAG CTTATTGCAGAAGAATTCAGTCACAAAACTTTCCACAAGTTTGGACCACATGCTTCACCGG ctcAAAGACCAGTTCAAGAACCAGCACTGACTTCAGTTGCACCAGCTCAGAAAATTACCAAACCTGCTGCAAAATATGGAGTGCCTTTAACTATCAGGAAGTCTTGTGGTGCACCTAAAAAGCCTAATGAGAAGAAGCCATTGACTAAAATTAGACAG GAaccttcaaaaaagaaaaggttagAAttgcctgaaaaagaaaaacgCCAGAGAGAGCAG ATCAGTTTACCGAAGGCAGATGAAATGAGAAGattggaaaaagaaagg ATGGAACGAATAAACAGAGCCAGGGAACAAGGATGGAGGAATGTGCTTGGTTCAGGTGGAAGTGGTGTTAAG GCACCATATTATGTCGGTGGAGGTGGTGTTGGTCCTTTTCCTGTGTCTTCCAGAGGACGCTATGAACACTATCATGCTATTTTTGACCAGAtgcaacagcaaaaggaaaatgtcttCAGAATAGCTGAAGAGAGGGAAGCCAAGTTGAGAGCTAAACTACAAGACCGAGGAGTTGTTGAAAG GCAAAAAGGATGGATAGCTGCAGATAGAGCAAAGCAAGTTGAAGAATTCTGGCAACGAAAGAGAGAAGCCATGGAAAACAAAGCTCGAGCTCAGGGACACATG GAATATTTGGCAAGATTGAGACAGATCCGGCTACAAAACTTTAATGAACGTCAGCAGATTAGAGCAAAACTTCGTGGAGATAAG ACTTTCACTTTGCAGAGTGAAGCTGCCAGTTCTGATGGACAGGACTCTAGCGAGGAAGCCGAACTGATACGCAAGAAGATAGAAACGCAGAAG GCCCAAGCAAATGCTCGTGCAGCAGTTCTGAAGGAACAGTTGGAGCgaaagagaaaggaagcatatgaaagagagaaaagagccTGGGAAGAAcat CTGATTGCAAAAGGGGTAAAGAATCCTAACGTGCCTTTTCATGTGGAAGCTACAGAACATAGTCCTATGAATGGACTAcaagagcctggagcagctcttcctAAGCCACAACTTCCAGTGGCTGGTGTACCTGTCATCTCCATGACTTCTGCTTTGAAGGAAGTGGGTGTG GATGAACATATAATAACTGCTGTCCAGGAGTCTGAGGAGGAATTAAAAAAGCCAGATTTTGCAATACAA AATAAGCGAGAAATTCTGAGAAGATTAAATCAAAATCTTAAAGCTCAAGaagatgagaaaggaaaaaaggagagtaAAAATACCTCTGAATCAGCTGGATCTGAAGATGGTAAGGAACAGCAAGGTGACCAGCCACTTCTGGGAGATCGCAAAAAATGGGAATCTGGGGCCTCTGAGTTGGTCGTTCCTCTAGCTCAGCTGTCAATGGAAGATTCTTTCTCTGGAGCAGAGT GTCAAACTCTGGGAGAAGTAATTAAGTTAGATATTGGTGAACCTCACAGGAAAGTCTGGGGCAAAAGCCCAACTGATTCAGTTTTGAGGATCCTaggagaagcagagctgcagctgcaaactGACATCCTTGAGGAACAAGATGAGATAAATG GTACTGCAGAACTTCTTGAAGGAGATCATCAGTCTTTatcagaggagaaggaagagaaggctTTTTCTCCTGTTGGAACTCAGTCTGCAGTACCAGTTGGTGTTACAAAGTCTGTCATAACTGTACCAGAAGAATCTCAGAAAACTGGACCCACCCTGGTGCAGAGCAAAGCTATTATGCTGGATG AGCCTGATGATTTGGAAGCAGAGGTGCTAGAAGAAATGGAAGATAAAATGCACCAGAGTAAGGAGAATAAGGAGTTCCCTAGCACTGTTAATGAAGTGTGggtaaaagagaaagaagatgt TAGGGCACAACATGACAGAATGAATGGGGCAGCTTCAGAGAAAGAAGCATTCAGCAAGGTGCAACCACAGAAGGAAACTCCAGCAG AAACTTGTTCCAGTGACTCTCAGCAAGCTGAGCCCTTATTCCAGAGGGTAATACAGCCCACAGCTGTACCAACAGCCTCACCAGTTCTGTCAGCTCAGTCTTCACAGGAAGAGTCTTTTGTACCTCGTTCACGTTCCATATCACCAGCaagaaataaaggcaaaaattcATTGTTGATTGGACTTTCTACAGGACTTTTTGATGCAAATGACCCAAAG ATGTTGAGAACATGTTCACTCCCAGATCTTTACAAACTGTACAGAACTTTAGTTGATGTTCCCAGTGTAGCGGATATGCAGCATCAACATAATCTTGAAACAGATGATACAGAAGATGAGCAAGCCAAAGAAGGACCCTCTGACTCTGAGGACAT TATGTTTGGAGAGACAGACACAGATTTGCAGGAGCTCCAGGATTCAATGGAACAGTTGCTTAGGGAGCAGCCTAATGAGGAACTGAGTGAAGAAGAGGAGTCTACGTTAAAGGCTAATGCCATGGAATGCATAACAAATGGTACTGAGCTGGATGAAGGAGATGAAAATAATCCCAGCAGTGAAAGTGCTCTTAATGAAGAATGGCAGTCAG aTAATAGTGATGGAGAGATTGCCAGTGAATGTGAAGAATGTGATAGTATCTTCAGCCATTTAGAAGAGTTGAGATATAACCTGGAGCAGGAAATAGGCTTTGATAAATTAATTGAAGtttatgagaaaataaag GCTATActtgaagatgaagatgaaaatattgATGTTTGTTCAACTGTAGTTCAGACAGTTCTTGGAAATGAACACAAACACCTGTATGCCAAAATACTTCATCTGGTAATGGCAGATGGAGCGTACCAAGAAG GTAATGATGAATAA